One window of the Halobacillus litoralis genome contains the following:
- a CDS encoding DUF4181 domain-containing protein, which yields MEHYGMPEGFWQEFWLVMGAVIFIITVIPAIIRKRIGADKKKWFSYNHVNEFYEKYDWMLRVSFIVVFIIGAIVFYGKPLFLLVLSFVFHMIQLAFQSYSEWRFAENRKNYIVSLIEIVLLFIVLIGVLLWLGP from the coding sequence ATGGAACATTACGGAATGCCTGAAGGTTTTTGGCAGGAGTTCTGGCTTGTGATGGGAGCCGTGATTTTTATCATTACTGTGATTCCGGCAATCATTCGCAAGAGGATCGGAGCAGATAAGAAGAAGTGGTTCTCTTATAATCATGTGAATGAATTTTATGAAAAGTACGACTGGATGCTAAGGGTCAGCTTCATAGTCGTGTTCATCATAGGGGCGATTGTCTTTTATGGAAAACCGTTGTTTCTTCTTGTACTATCGTTTGTATTTCATATGATACAGCTTGCTTTTCAATCTTATTCGGAATGGAGATTCGCGGAGAATAGGAAGAACTATATAGTATCTTTGATTGAAATTGTCTTGCTCTTTATCGTTCTTATCGGAGTGCTATTATGGTTAGGTCCGTGA
- a CDS encoding putative holin-like toxin, whose amino-acid sequence MEGVMPLSMYESLMVMIAFSSLTVSILGLVVAILRIKK is encoded by the coding sequence ATGGAGGGGGTGATGCCTCTGAGTATGTATGAATCGTTAATGGTCATGATTGCCTTCAGTTCTTTGACTGTATCAATCCTAGGCTTAGTTGTAGCGATTTTACGCATAAAAAAATAG
- a CDS encoding ABC transporter substrate-binding protein, with protein MKKFWLFVLMLGLVVLAACSNDSEQGTEDTEGEETEETDDGEETRSVTIEDAMGEQTIEGSPKKVVVLEWTYAEDLQALGMEPVGVAGLDSYGDWVDVGMPFSESVENVGTRAEPNLEAISRLDPDLIIGVQFRHEAIADQLKDIAPTVMFAPYSEEAAQDQFQNMKDEFNTIAKIVDKESKAEEVLTGMEDTFAEQQARLEEAGKEDMNYVITQAFTMQDTPTLRLFTDNSMVAQIMNNMGMQNDFESEELEIYGYTETTVETLQNYQDTNFFYIVQEEDNIFSEQLAGNPVWEDLAFVQEDRTYQMPGDAWTFGGPLSAEVLAEQVVNAAVEE; from the coding sequence ATGAAGAAATTTTGGCTGTTTGTCTTAATGTTAGGGTTAGTGGTGCTTGCTGCTTGCAGTAATGACTCAGAACAGGGAACTGAGGATACAGAAGGTGAAGAAACAGAGGAAACGGATGATGGAGAAGAAACACGCTCGGTCACGATCGAAGACGCAATGGGAGAGCAGACGATCGAGGGTTCACCTAAGAAGGTCGTCGTGCTGGAATGGACCTATGCAGAGGATCTCCAGGCGTTAGGGATGGAGCCTGTTGGTGTCGCTGGTCTTGATTCTTATGGTGATTGGGTGGATGTCGGCATGCCGTTCAGCGAGTCCGTAGAAAATGTCGGTACTCGTGCGGAACCGAATCTGGAGGCGATTTCCCGTCTGGATCCGGATTTGATCATCGGCGTGCAATTCCGTCATGAAGCAATTGCAGATCAACTGAAAGATATCGCTCCAACCGTGATGTTCGCTCCTTATTCTGAAGAAGCAGCTCAGGATCAGTTCCAAAACATGAAAGATGAATTCAACACTATTGCCAAAATCGTTGATAAAGAATCTAAAGCGGAGGAAGTCCTGACAGGCATGGAGGATACGTTCGCTGAGCAACAAGCCCGTCTTGAAGAGGCTGGTAAAGAAGACATGAATTATGTAATTACACAGGCATTTACGATGCAGGATACGCCGACACTGCGCTTATTTACAGACAATTCCATGGTGGCTCAAATCATGAACAACATGGGAATGCAAAATGATTTCGAATCGGAAGAGCTTGAAATCTACGGATATACAGAAACCACAGTGGAAACGCTGCAAAACTATCAAGACACTAATTTCTTCTATATCGTTCAAGAAGAAGATAACATCTTCAGTGAACAATTAGCAGGAAATCCTGTGTGGGAAGATCTTGCCTTTGTCCAGGAGGACCGTACTTATCAGATGCCAGGAGATGCATGGACATTCGGCGGACCATTATCTGCAGAAGTATTGGCTGAGCAGGTGGTCAACGCAGCTGTTGAAGAATAG
- a CDS encoding M3 family oligoendopeptidase, whose amino-acid sequence MRGQKFAATWDLADIFAAGAPQGNIHTKFEDISTEVDHLQRQVELIEQTDKINPSEWKAAIESIESIQTGLAQMNSYCTCIRAADTSDKTGDYWKERTTEISVRFDPLVHKVQLSLAEIDEGTWDQLVTNELTEYSFILEEWRREAIKRLSEKEEEMISTFLEDGYHGWGDLYHSIVGDIKLNFRMGGKKEKLSVVQIRNLRSHSDQEVRRSSYHLLQETWKDQSGTLSLILNRITGMKLKLNDKRDIDDPLEESFIHNRMNRKTLQAMWSVVNSNKQPLVECLNHKAKILGTSTLQAHDFWAPVNNEIETMSYQDGVDFILEHFSKFGTELESFARNAFLQKWVDAEDRPDKSAHAFCAGFPLSGESRISMTYGGHITDTLVLAHELGHAFHNHAMGPVPPLNRNYPMCIAETASTYAEMIVLNAAMKKAESEEQKLFLLDEKLKRSVMNFMEIHTRFLFEYKLNETRKKGLVSAKQLKEMMKAALDEGYGGSIAGLSPYAWASTPHFYMTKTPFYNFPYTFGYLFETAIYAKGEAEGGDFERDYIALLEDSGRMTVEDLAKKHLGEDLTKEDFWMKGMEHCMRDVDEFIRISESVHHLR is encoded by the coding sequence ATGCGTGGTCAAAAGTTTGCAGCAACATGGGATTTAGCGGATATTTTTGCCGCAGGGGCACCTCAAGGGAATATACATACAAAATTTGAAGACATATCCACTGAAGTCGATCACTTACAAAGGCAAGTGGAACTAATTGAACAAACAGATAAAATCAATCCCAGTGAATGGAAGGCAGCCATTGAGAGCATTGAAAGTATCCAAACGGGCTTGGCACAAATGAACTCTTACTGTACTTGTATCCGCGCGGCAGACACTTCTGATAAGACCGGGGATTATTGGAAGGAAAGGACGACTGAGATCAGTGTCCGCTTTGACCCCCTGGTTCACAAGGTTCAACTTTCCCTCGCTGAAATTGACGAGGGGACATGGGATCAACTTGTAACAAATGAATTGACTGAGTACTCATTTATCCTGGAAGAATGGCGCAGGGAAGCGATCAAGCGACTATCAGAAAAAGAAGAGGAGATGATTTCCACATTTCTGGAAGATGGTTATCACGGCTGGGGAGACTTATATCATTCGATAGTAGGAGATATAAAATTGAATTTCAGGATGGGTGGGAAGAAGGAAAAGCTCTCCGTAGTTCAAATCAGGAATCTGCGCTCCCATTCTGATCAGGAAGTGCGGCGTTCCTCGTATCATTTGTTACAGGAGACTTGGAAGGATCAGTCCGGGACACTTTCATTGATATTAAATCGAATAACCGGAATGAAACTGAAATTAAATGATAAGCGCGACATAGATGATCCACTCGAGGAATCTTTCATACATAACCGGATGAACAGAAAAACGCTACAGGCCATGTGGAGTGTGGTGAACAGCAATAAGCAGCCGTTAGTGGAATGTTTGAACCACAAAGCAAAAATACTGGGGACTTCTACACTGCAAGCACATGATTTCTGGGCTCCGGTCAATAACGAAATTGAAACAATGAGTTATCAAGATGGTGTGGATTTCATATTAGAGCACTTTAGTAAGTTCGGAACGGAATTAGAAAGTTTTGCTCGAAATGCTTTCCTGCAAAAGTGGGTGGATGCAGAAGACCGCCCCGACAAATCAGCACATGCTTTCTGTGCAGGCTTTCCACTATCAGGAGAATCCAGAATTAGTATGACTTACGGTGGGCATATCACTGATACACTGGTGCTGGCTCATGAACTGGGTCATGCCTTTCATAATCATGCAATGGGCCCTGTGCCTCCACTGAACAGAAATTACCCGATGTGTATAGCTGAAACAGCTTCTACGTACGCTGAAATGATCGTATTGAACGCTGCAATGAAAAAAGCAGAGTCAGAGGAGCAGAAGTTGTTTCTGTTAGATGAGAAACTGAAACGAAGTGTCATGAACTTCATGGAGATTCATACAAGGTTTTTATTTGAATACAAACTTAATGAAACGAGAAAAAAAGGACTCGTTTCTGCAAAACAGTTAAAAGAAATGATGAAAGCAGCTTTGGACGAAGGATACGGTGGGTCCATAGCAGGGCTCTCTCCTTATGCCTGGGCATCAACGCCACATTTTTATATGACAAAAACACCTTTTTATAATTTCCCTTACACATTCGGGTATTTGTTTGAGACAGCCATATACGCAAAAGGAGAAGCAGAAGGTGGAGACTTTGAACGTGATTATATAGCACTTCTTGAGGACTCTGGCAGGATGACAGTAGAAGATTTAGCCAAGAAGCATCTGGGTGAAGATCTGACAAAAGAAGATTTTTGGATGAAAGGGATGGAGCATTGCATGCGTGATGTCGACGAATTCATCCGAATAAGTGAGTCTGTCCATCATTTACGTTAA
- a CDS encoding secondary thiamine-phosphate synthase enzyme YjbQ, with protein sequence MLKTFHISTNQHDQMIDVTSQVENWIREQGIEEGVIVVSSMHTTAGLTVNENADPDVKTDMLRRFREVYPWDHPEDRHAEGNTASHMKTSTIGHAQTLIVDDGRLVLGTWQGLYFCEFDGPRERKFVAKLL encoded by the coding sequence ATGCTGAAAACATTTCATATTTCGACAAACCAACATGACCAAATGATTGACGTAACCAGTCAGGTTGAAAATTGGATTCGAGAACAAGGAATTGAAGAAGGTGTCATTGTCGTATCCTCCATGCATACGACAGCAGGACTGACCGTGAATGAGAATGCTGATCCTGATGTGAAAACAGATATGCTGCGCCGTTTTCGCGAAGTATACCCATGGGATCATCCCGAAGATCGCCATGCAGAAGGTAATACAGCCTCACATATGAAAACGAGTACCATCGGTCATGCCCAGACATTGATTGTAGATGATGGCCGGCTAGTGCTCGGCACTTGGCAGGGACTGTACTTCTGTGAGTTTGACGGACCGCGTGAGCGCAAGTTTGTAGCTAAATTGCTATAA
- a CDS encoding cation diffusion facilitator family transporter → MNEFFALLKKGNRPALLASIMNGAIAVMKAIAFFITGNVAMFAETMHSIGDTANQFFVFIGSALSNKAPTDRFPHGFARLVNLVLLGAVLIVGILAYETIKEGIHHITSPPEAGSWLWLNLLVLGIATILEAIVLYKAMKEVIADIGEENVKGFKVVKMSLTNLGNAKPATKLVFLEDMVATFGAIIAIISILIATYTPFHAAEGYASVVIGLMLFYVVGRIFLDNAAGVLGVADEEMEAKIGELVFEDTHVRDIKKLMVIKEGEELHVELKIEFDPEMSIEKASDVLKVIERKILRERGVTEVIIESDKDDHELSWNPDDHEE, encoded by the coding sequence ATGAACGAATTTTTCGCGTTATTAAAAAAAGGGAATCGACCTGCTTTGTTAGCAAGCATCATGAATGGGGCGATAGCTGTCATGAAGGCGATCGCATTTTTTATCACTGGAAATGTAGCCATGTTTGCTGAGACGATGCACAGTATCGGTGATACCGCCAATCAATTTTTTGTATTCATCGGTTCTGCATTAAGTAATAAGGCACCGACCGACCGTTTTCCGCACGGTTTTGCCCGGTTAGTCAATTTGGTGTTACTTGGTGCTGTGTTAATTGTCGGGATATTGGCTTATGAAACCATCAAAGAAGGGATTCATCATATTACCAGTCCTCCGGAAGCGGGTTCCTGGCTATGGCTAAATTTATTAGTCCTGGGGATTGCCACCATTCTAGAGGCGATCGTTTTGTATAAAGCAATGAAAGAAGTAATCGCGGATATAGGTGAAGAAAATGTGAAGGGTTTCAAGGTGGTAAAAATGAGCCTTACGAATTTAGGGAATGCGAAACCTGCCACCAAGCTCGTTTTCCTAGAAGACATGGTAGCGACTTTCGGAGCGATCATTGCAATCATTTCCATTCTCATTGCCACCTACACACCTTTCCACGCAGCAGAAGGGTATGCCTCTGTGGTTATCGGTTTAATGTTATTTTACGTGGTCGGACGTATTTTCCTTGATAATGCTGCAGGAGTATTAGGAGTTGCGGATGAAGAAATGGAAGCTAAAATTGGGGAGCTTGTATTTGAAGACACCCATGTCAGGGACATTAAGAAATTGATGGTAATCAAAGAAGGGGAAGAGCTGCATGTAGAGTTGAAAATCGAATTCGACCCTGAAATGTCCATTGAAAAGGCTTCAGATGTTCTGAAAGTTATCGAAAGAAAGATATTACGAGAGCGTGGAGTGACAGAAGTGATCATCGAGTCTGATAAAGATGATCATGAGCTGAGCTGGAACCCTGACGATCATGAAGAATAA
- a CDS encoding PadR family transcriptional regulator: MIRSDIIRGHLDSIILRLVLEEDRYGYEITKEISSRTEDRFQIKEATLYAVFQRLEKKELLESYFGSVSKGGKRKYYRITTLGKAFLKESAQEWKETKAIIDLFMEGLR, translated from the coding sequence GTGATAAGAAGTGATATTATCCGTGGTCATCTTGATTCCATTATATTGCGCTTGGTCTTAGAAGAGGATCGTTATGGTTATGAAATAACAAAGGAGATCAGTTCGAGAACGGAGGACCGATTCCAAATCAAAGAGGCCACCTTATATGCAGTCTTTCAAAGGTTGGAAAAAAAGGAATTGCTTGAATCCTATTTCGGAAGCGTATCAAAAGGCGGAAAACGCAAGTATTACCGTATCACTACGCTCGGAAAAGCCTTTCTCAAAGAATCGGCACAAGAATGGAAAGAAACGAAAGCTATTATCGATTTATTTATGGAGGGGTTACGTTGA
- the dapF gene encoding diaminopimelate epimerase gives MNIPFIKCHGSGNDFIMIDETNQEFNFTETQRKDLSKLLCDRGSGIGSDGILFVMPSEKAEGRMRMFNSDGTEAEMCGNGLRCVARHMIEKLGKPSITIETEKALLSVSQVDEIFPEISTFSVMIEPVSFDAESLPVNVAGEEAVDVKIPELSDNLTFTALSVPNPHIVAMVDVVDHEELLRIGKRANHLPEIFPNGVNVSFVQVLEKNKIFVRTFERGVGLTNACGTAMSASSLVSTMLGPNELDRPIVVINKGGLVNCLVEKKEGRFSIQLRGNATNVYRAVAKIDMEALTFHMSEQEFFDEENELYKKLEAYAASEIGG, from the coding sequence ATGAATATACCATTTATCAAATGCCATGGTTCGGGGAACGATTTCATAATGATTGATGAAACGAACCAGGAATTCAATTTTACGGAAACACAGAGAAAAGACCTTTCTAAACTATTATGTGACCGAGGTAGTGGAATCGGATCGGATGGTATTCTTTTTGTCATGCCGAGTGAAAAAGCAGAAGGACGGATGCGCATGTTCAACTCGGACGGTACAGAAGCGGAAATGTGCGGCAATGGGCTGCGCTGTGTCGCACGTCACATGATTGAAAAGCTGGGTAAGCCTTCCATAACAATCGAGACAGAGAAAGCTTTGCTGTCTGTCAGTCAAGTGGATGAAATCTTCCCTGAGATCTCCACATTTTCTGTCATGATCGAACCGGTTTCCTTTGATGCTGAATCATTACCGGTGAATGTGGCTGGGGAGGAAGCAGTTGATGTGAAAATACCGGAACTATCCGACAACCTTACATTTACAGCTCTTAGTGTTCCAAATCCCCACATTGTAGCAATGGTCGATGTAGTGGACCATGAAGAACTCTTAAGAATCGGAAAAAGAGCCAATCACTTGCCGGAAATATTTCCGAATGGTGTAAACGTCAGCTTCGTACAAGTGCTGGAAAAGAATAAAATTTTTGTCCGTACCTTTGAGCGCGGGGTAGGTTTGACGAATGCTTGTGGAACAGCGATGTCAGCCTCTTCACTGGTATCAACGATGCTCGGGCCGAACGAACTTGATCGACCGATTGTCGTCATTAATAAAGGAGGTCTCGTCAACTGCCTCGTAGAAAAGAAGGAAGGACGTTTTTCTATCCAATTGCGCGGGAATGCAACAAATGTATATAGAGCCGTTGCGAAGATTGACATGGAAGCACTGACCTTCCATATGTCTGAGCAGGAATTTTTTGATGAAGAAAATGAGCTTTATAAAAAATTGGAAGCTTATGCAGCTTCAGAAATCGGAGGGTGA
- a CDS encoding permease prefix domain 1-containing protein, with protein MKQLTQHVQALFKDVPDSEQKEAVKQEVLQNMEEKVWDLMEQGKNEEDAINKAIVEFGDASDLTNELGVRLPVKKDTTKLNLWYSIWGSSLIIALFIFINFYYTPDVIWFVYPTFAVLWWPLSMYFYWKRNND; from the coding sequence TTGAAGCAGTTAACACAGCATGTTCAAGCATTGTTCAAAGATGTTCCTGACAGTGAGCAAAAAGAAGCTGTCAAACAAGAGGTTTTGCAGAACATGGAAGAAAAAGTGTGGGACTTGATGGAGCAAGGCAAGAATGAGGAGGATGCGATCAATAAAGCCATTGTGGAATTCGGAGATGCGAGTGATCTCACAAATGAACTGGGCGTTCGTCTGCCCGTTAAGAAGGATACGACTAAACTGAATCTGTGGTATTCAATTTGGGGCAGTTCTTTGATTATCGCATTGTTTATCTTTATAAATTTTTATTATACGCCAGATGTGATTTGGTTCGTTTACCCGACCTTTGCGGTATTGTGGTGGCCACTTTCGATGTATTTCTACTGGAAACGGAATAATGATTGA
- a CDS encoding YeeE/YedE family protein, translated as MQQQTVEQTVAENKRSAVTDQLDPVQKPLVWLGAIVSLLLFISIISVTTFTQGVLFLIGIAFGLVLLHARFGFTSAFRRLISVGNVQGLQAHMLMLAVATTLFAVILATGFSFTGTAPQGYVFPVGISVIAGSFMFGIGMQLGSGCASGTLYTVGGGKSSMVLTLFGFIAGSVLGAYHIGFWRETPTLPAISLAETTGFGYFGGWILQLLIFLGVYGITVKIAKKKNPPKMAPLKTTTGLKKIWRGAWPLLLAAVILGILNALTLATRGNPWGITSAFALWGSKFIQMFGVDVASWTYWSGDPAPLNKSVLADSTSVMNFGIILGAFIAASFQGNFKPGKIKPGIATASILGGALMGYGARLAFGCNIGAYFGGIASFSLHGWVWMIMALVGTYLALFLRPMFGMKNPNPKDSIC; from the coding sequence ATGCAACAACAGACAGTTGAACAAACAGTAGCAGAAAACAAGCGTTCTGCAGTCACTGATCAATTGGATCCGGTCCAAAAACCACTTGTATGGCTTGGGGCGATTGTATCACTGCTTTTATTTATATCTATTATCAGTGTCACCACTTTCACTCAAGGAGTGCTCTTTCTTATCGGAATTGCCTTCGGTCTTGTGCTGTTACATGCCCGTTTCGGATTCACCTCTGCGTTCAGACGGCTGATTTCTGTCGGGAATGTCCAAGGCTTGCAAGCTCATATGCTAATGCTTGCCGTTGCAACCACCTTGTTTGCCGTCATTTTAGCAACAGGGTTCAGTTTCACAGGAACAGCTCCTCAAGGATATGTGTTTCCTGTAGGAATTAGTGTTATAGCCGGATCGTTCATGTTCGGAATCGGCATGCAGCTCGGTTCTGGCTGCGCATCCGGTACCCTTTATACCGTCGGTGGCGGGAAGTCCTCCATGGTCTTGACTTTGTTCGGATTCATTGCGGGCTCTGTGCTTGGTGCCTATCACATCGGTTTCTGGCGAGAAACGCCAACACTCCCGGCCATCTCATTAGCTGAAACAACTGGTTTCGGATATTTTGGGGGCTGGATTTTACAACTCCTTATTTTCCTGGGCGTTTACGGAATCACTGTGAAAATCGCTAAGAAAAAGAACCCTCCGAAAATGGCGCCGCTTAAGACGACGACCGGTTTAAAGAAAATATGGCGCGGTGCTTGGCCATTGCTGTTGGCTGCCGTCATTCTGGGCATCTTGAATGCATTGACTCTCGCTACCCGCGGGAATCCATGGGGCATTACTTCAGCATTCGCACTCTGGGGCTCCAAGTTCATCCAAATGTTCGGCGTTGACGTTGCCAGCTGGACTTACTGGTCCGGCGACCCGGCTCCATTAAACAAGTCCGTCTTAGCTGACTCAACAAGTGTGATGAACTTCGGTATCATCTTAGGAGCATTCATTGCAGCCAGTTTCCAGGGGAATTTCAAACCTGGAAAAATAAAACCAGGCATTGCGACCGCATCCATCCTCGGTGGTGCACTGATGGGATATGGAGCACGCCTCGCATTCGGTTGTAACATCGGCGCATACTTCGGTGGAATCGCATCCTTCAGTCTCCACGGTTGGGTCTGGATGATCATGGCGTTAGTCGGCACCTATCTCGCCCTATTCTTACGCCCAATGTTCGGAATGAAAAACCCCAACCCGAAAGATTCCATTTGTTAA
- a CDS encoding iron ABC transporter permease yields the protein MNAAIKNTMIAIFTFGGGIALLCLLTFIHINQGNVTIPLATVVEALFNPQDTLEHHTVRILRMPRAVMGIIAGGALAVSGVILQTVTKNPLSSASTLGIHSGTYFAVVVSTIFLPFSMFGNGIITAFLGGVLTFLFVYMLSGGSDATPVRMVLAGMIVTFLFSSLTSVLQIFYENETQGLFLWGSGTLIQNDWDGVKFSLPLIIAAVLVAFIFASKLDTLTLGDDVATALGQNVRTVKLITVLAAVLLTSVTVSIVGPIGFVGLVAPHLIKLIGYRAHVPLIIGSFLWGGNVLLLADVLARIIDPSFSELPVGAITALVGAPWLIWLVMRMKSSNSQDTGAIMAGKDSAKVSLVKVLPALGLLIIVTLLVSLASGNYGFEPGVAYQAFFGDANEFIRNLIVDLRLPRALVALFSGAVLAVSGLIFQGVLRNPLADPSVIGITSGAGVGALMTMYWFSVSAVWIPLGAMAGALVFFLIVMALGAKAEFQPTVLALLGIGMSAFGSAFIQILVVQSDLGVASALTWLSGTTYAKGWAELLQYLIWPVILFVPLLAFYIKTLDVLSLGDDTAKGLGLRVVSVRFQMALIATLLAACSVAAVGSIGFVGLIAPHLARLLVGSVNQKLLPVTMLIGGALLVVADLFSRTLLAPNEIPSGILVALIGAPYFLWLMKKRAA from the coding sequence ATGAACGCAGCAATTAAGAACACAATGATCGCGATTTTCACCTTTGGAGGTGGAATCGCGTTGTTGTGTCTTTTAACTTTTATACATATCAATCAAGGAAATGTGACGATCCCGTTAGCGACGGTTGTAGAAGCGCTTTTCAATCCTCAAGACACACTTGAACATCACACTGTGAGAATCTTACGCATGCCGCGGGCTGTAATGGGGATTATCGCAGGTGGAGCGCTGGCCGTATCCGGGGTCATCTTGCAGACAGTTACGAAAAACCCGCTGTCATCTGCCAGTACGCTTGGTATTCACTCAGGCACATATTTTGCAGTTGTAGTATCGACGATTTTCCTGCCTTTTTCGATGTTTGGCAACGGAATAATCACTGCTTTTCTAGGTGGAGTATTGACTTTCCTGTTTGTTTATATGCTGTCAGGCGGGAGTGATGCTACACCTGTACGAATGGTGCTTGCGGGGATGATTGTAACGTTTTTGTTTTCATCGCTTACTTCTGTGCTCCAGATTTTTTACGAAAATGAAACACAGGGATTGTTCTTATGGGGTTCTGGTACATTGATCCAAAACGACTGGGACGGCGTGAAGTTTTCATTGCCACTGATCATAGCTGCTGTGCTGGTTGCCTTCATTTTTGCCAGTAAACTGGACACATTGACGCTTGGGGATGATGTCGCAACTGCTCTTGGTCAAAATGTCCGAACCGTCAAATTGATTACTGTGCTTGCCGCAGTTCTGCTTACAAGTGTGACAGTTAGTATTGTAGGCCCTATCGGTTTCGTGGGTCTTGTCGCTCCTCACTTGATCAAACTTATCGGGTATCGGGCACACGTACCACTGATTATCGGTTCCTTCCTATGGGGTGGGAATGTGCTGCTGTTAGCCGACGTCCTTGCCCGGATTATCGATCCATCCTTTTCAGAGCTCCCGGTTGGTGCGATCACCGCACTTGTCGGTGCCCCTTGGCTTATCTGGCTCGTCATGCGGATGAAAAGCAGCAACAGTCAGGATACAGGGGCTATTATGGCTGGAAAGGATTCAGCTAAAGTTTCATTAGTGAAGGTGCTGCCGGCCCTTGGGCTTCTTATCATTGTGACGCTGCTTGTCAGTCTTGCTTCTGGAAATTACGGCTTTGAACCCGGTGTCGCTTATCAGGCGTTCTTCGGGGATGCGAATGAATTCATCCGTAATTTAATTGTTGATCTCCGGCTGCCCCGCGCACTCGTCGCTCTCTTCAGTGGTGCCGTGTTAGCCGTCAGTGGTCTGATCTTCCAGGGCGTACTGCGTAACCCGCTTGCCGATCCATCTGTCATCGGAATTACATCCGGGGCAGGGGTAGGAGCATTGATGACGATGTACTGGTTCAGTGTATCAGCCGTTTGGATTCCTCTAGGGGCGATGGCCGGCGCGTTAGTGTTCTTCCTCATCGTCATGGCACTTGGAGCGAAAGCGGAGTTTCAGCCAACAGTGCTGGCATTGCTGGGGATCGGAATGTCTGCTTTCGGATCAGCATTCATTCAGATTCTCGTCGTCCAATCGGATTTAGGTGTCGCTTCTGCTCTTACCTGGTTGTCTGGGACGACCTATGCAAAAGGGTGGGCTGAGCTTCTTCAATATTTGATCTGGCCGGTGATTCTGTTCGTACCGCTGCTTGCTTTTTATATCAAAACGCTCGATGTATTATCACTCGGCGATGATACAGCAAAAGGACTCGGTCTCCGCGTTGTATCTGTCCGTTTCCAGATGGCGTTAATCGCTACTTTGCTTGCTGCATGTAGTGTTGCGGCTGTGGGCTCAATCGGTTTTGTCGGTTTGATCGCTCCGCACCTTGCAAGATTGCTTGTGGGGAGTGTGAACCAGAAACTGCTGCCTGTTACAATGCTGATTGGTGGTGCTTTGCTTGTCGTGGCAGATTTGTTCAGCCGGACGCTGCTCGCTCCGAATGAAATACCGTCGGGAATATTGGTTGCCTTGATTGGTGCCCCTTACTTTCTATGGTTGATGAAAAAGCGTGCGGCATAA
- a CDS encoding helix-turn-helix domain-containing protein: MELVGIREKQRFATKTELDRHVRSFLFKRKAALSEGTLTVLRFIWRHAVKYPGVAFPRKQTIVGKTGLSESTVSRALRCLVKEGLIEKAVTTKPNGRQGANLLIFLPQADLFLPADDTPHDPLHDIPPKVQTPDEHKPQPIKSTPETENKQRKASFSKFVPLDHSFLPSFIPSEFIDTTKPFLEAEQVLAAWRTVESAYRQLKMNLPVIEYMTIIKETFKQTVFAYKNGLVRTELLRYFYGGMVEVFRQTSRREGFESRKSILAYDWLNA, encoded by the coding sequence ATGGAATTAGTAGGAATTAGAGAAAAGCAGCGATTTGCTACAAAGACAGAGCTGGATCGTCACGTAAGGAGCTTTTTATTTAAAAGGAAGGCTGCTTTATCTGAAGGAACCTTGACTGTGCTGCGCTTCATTTGGAGACATGCTGTCAAATACCCGGGTGTTGCTTTTCCGAGAAAGCAAACGATTGTTGGGAAAACCGGATTGAGTGAGAGCACCGTCTCTCGTGCACTCCGTTGCTTAGTGAAAGAAGGATTGATAGAAAAAGCCGTCACGACAAAGCCCAATGGCAGGCAGGGGGCGAACCTTTTAATTTTTCTTCCTCAAGCTGATCTTTTTTTGCCCGCAGATGACACCCCTCATGACCCCCTTCATGACATCCCACCAAAAGTCCAAACCCCTGATGAACACAAGCCTCAACCTATCAAATCCACTCCTGAAACAGAGAATAAACAGAGGAAAGCTTCTTTTAGTAAATTTGTACCCCTGGATCATTCATTTCTGCCATCATTCATACCATCTGAATTCATTGACACAACCAAACCTTTCTTAGAAGCAGAGCAAGTGCTGGCTGCCTGGAGGACTGTTGAAAGCGCCTATCGTCAATTGAAAATGAATTTACCAGTCATTGAGTATATGACTATCATCAAAGAAACCTTCAAACAGACTGTCTTCGCCTACAAAAATGGACTTGTCCGTACAGAGTTGCTGCGTTACTTCTATGGAGGTATGGTGGAAGTATTCAGACAAACATCGAGAAGAGAAGGTTTTGAGTCCAGAAAGAGTATCCTTGCTTATGATTGGTTGAATGCTTGA